The Alosa sapidissima isolate fAloSap1 chromosome 12, fAloSap1.pri, whole genome shotgun sequence nucleotide sequence ATATTTACCCAAGCCAGATCAGAGTCCTTCATGCAGGTACACAGACAGTGATCTAGTTCTGGAACTCAAGTCAAGTATACCCAGATTTCTGACAATCTGGTTGTGGCAAGAGGGAATAATAATGGGTAATGCTTGCACTCCTTCCTCAGAGATAATGCAAAATCTCTACTTGGTAGCACAGGATGGGGGCATCATGCCAGACATTTCCTTCGACAGGAGCCTTGCTGGCTACCTCTCTCTGAACTCTGGGACTGCGCTGACAAACCACTACGAAACCGTTCAGCAGCGTCTCTCCACTGAGCAAATGGCTGCGTTCAACCAGAATCTTACTTCTACTTTCAGTGGTACAAAGGTGACGTTTGGAAATATAGGAGTTGTGGCGTTAGCATTGTCATTGTTCTTGGATTCTGTGTCCAATGACATCCTGGGTCAAACAACCCCAGACCCTATCCGGAGAATGTTGGGGACAAGTGACTCGTCAATTGGAAACATAATCGGTGAGTATCTGAGGAAGGTACCTGAAGTGGTCAACGACAGTGAGGGGATGGCAGACATAACAGAGCTCTGTGATCAAGAGCTCAAGTTTGAACTCATTGATCTTTTTGAGAGGATGACTTTGCATCGTCAATTAAGCTCACGTGCCATTAAACTGTGGTTGAACGGGGCGGCCATTCACCTGCATGTGAGGATTCATGGAATCCGCCTAGGCTCTGTTCCACGCGGTTCTGCAGAGTCACTGCGACTGTCCTACAGCACGGCATTCTCGAGTATTGCCCGGAGATACACCGGTTACCTGCGGCGCTACGTCAAAGAGATGCCACCCTCCACTAGAACACATGCACCCGGATTACTAATTATTGAGCCCAACAGGAACATCAGTCACTGGGTCAGGCACAGTCCCTGTGAATCTCAAGCAATTGAAAATGCCATAATGACTCAGATCATTGCAGCACAGCGCATACAATGGAGTGAAGACTATTTTGAGAACTTAGGGAAAAACATCAATCTTCTGGTTCGACAACACAGCAATTTTGAGTTGAAAAAAGGAGTCTGAGAATGTGCTATGCGTAGGGCAGATGAAAATGCACATGGCCTCTCCTTGTGAGGAGATATCAATAGTGCTACAATATTTCCTGGTATACAATTCCAAATGcattacacaaaaacaaacaaatcagtTATTGCACTGTTAAATGGGTTTATTGTCTGAGCTACCCCTCAACTCAATATGCTGTATTTTTGCAGGTATAAATCATATTTCTCACATCCATTTAGAAATATGCATGGGTTCACAACATTAACCTCAATATGTTGGTGCATTCACATTTTAGAAAACATTTACCCATTACAGAAAGATCCtctcaaaaagaaaaaagtacaTTTTCAAGGTCACACACAAATTGGTGGCTCACCTTAATACCATGTTTACATCTGATACACTGTATTAAAAAGATTTTGGGTGGACAACAAAAAGTCTATATCCAAGTAAAAACTGTACAAATACAGGCTATTAAGCTTTGAAAAGGCTATTAagcttttttgaaaaaaaaaaaaaaaacagaaaaaaggagATGGAATTTGAATTGGTGGAAATTAAAAACATCAGTAAAAGTAAACAGACATCAATCTCTTCTACTCTTCTTGTGACTCCTCTTGGATCTGCTGCAGAATAAAAGTGGAATTAAAGGCAATAATAAAGTGCTTCATTATATATATTCAAGTGAAGTAAAGACAAGAATCTGTCTTTATTATTGCGTTTAAAGATTTCAGCTATATTCTCTTACCTTTCTGGAGATTTTGAATGACTGCGATGCCTGTGACTCCTGTGATGACCTGTGGAGGAAAACAGCTTACTCAGACTTTTCCCACTTTATTAGAATGTTGTATTTTAACTGCCTGGCTTAAGTCTTTGCACTATAATGACCGAAATAATGTTGACACAAAACAAAATTTTATGTGTTATGGGTATTTCTAGATTTGTACCTGGAGATTTGGAGCGGTGACGTCTTTCTCTGGAGCGGCTGCGATGCCGCCGCGGGCTTTTGCTGCGGTGGCGTTCACGCTCACGCTCGCGGTCGCGATCACGCCTCGGTGAAGGGCTAAAAATTAAATAGTAAtaattcatttaaaaaataaataaataaataaataaataaataaaaacactacCTCACCATTTCTATTCATGATCAGTAATTTCTCCAAAATTGTGTTTTGGATGTTAAACATTGTATGCCAATTAAATTTGCAGATTAGTAAACTGGACAAGATGCAAATGGAATGAATGCTGCTCATAATTTTTATGAGAAAGAAAAAGGGCCATATTTACCTCCGGCGTTTCGGAGATCTGCTCCTCCTAGACAGAGAAGAATACAGCATGTAGCTTCAAAACAGTCGTTTTGTAATAGCAGTACATGATAACCAGGTTAGTAATAAAAGGTGTACTGGATGTGATAATGGAGTAACAGTAAGCGCATGAGTCCAACCTTCTTGGTGAGCGGCTGCGTCTGTAGCGAGGAGATGGCGAGCGGCGCGGCCGATCATTGTCACGATAACCCCGTCTGTGGGGTTCAGGAGTCACCACTCTCTCAGGCTACAAAAAGCAGTATGGAGTCAGCAGTATGCTCACCCAAAGCCACATGGTGCATGTATAATGTTCTATAAATTTGTAGATAGTTACTAGGAGAAATCAACAGTTACTTACAAAATAAACATATCAATCTCTGCTTGTGCTCCCAGAGAATTAAACCCCTGGGCTATGCTGGACATGTCTGGTAAGTTACACAAATACCATGTGTACATGCACTGTAGATCACTGCTATCTGTATAGCTAGGTATATGGAATCAAATCAAAATATGCTCTATTCTCCCTATGTGCAGGTTGGTGCCTTGCATAGCACCCTCCGCCATCGGTGTATCTAGATGGAGATCTGTGATTAATACCTTTtcttcatcctcatcctcctcttcactGCTCTCCACTTCATCTAGATCTTCTTCCAGGGCAGATATTCGTGCATCGAGCAGTTCTGCTTCTTCCAGGACCTGTCTTTTCTGTATTTGAAGCACAAAGTCCACTTCAATGTTGGTTCAAGTGATGTACCTTGACTCAAACGTATTAACCGAGAttcacaaacaacaaacagaTCTTCACTAAATAACCAGTCTTCACTAAACACCCTGTTCAGGTGAGAATGCAAAGGTATCAAGTAATGTCATTCAATTTATTGCAAATGTGTACAGAATGTGCACTATAATAGACAGGGCAACCGTATGAACTGACCTGAAGCCGAGGGAGGATGACATCACAGACTCTCTCAGCATGCAATAGCTCATCAATAAATTCATCCACATGCATCAGTTCAAACTCTGCAGGAGAAGTGGGGAGGTCAAAGATGAAATAACTTTGACAAAAAGAAGATCGATGGGGAGATATAACAGACGTCGTTACAACAATAGAAGACAAATATAAATACCTCCATTTCTGTTCTGCATTTTGACTTTCCTGTAGTCATTGTATAGTGGTTCCAAGTATTTGTAGCAATCCACTGAGGTGCCAGTCAAGCGCATGTACAATGCACCAAGCAGACGAACATACCTGTTAGAAAGAGTATGTGAGTTTATGACTAACCATGCCTTTCTAGTTACTATAATGCTACACCATAGATAAACATTAACGGCTAAAGCCAAATAAGCTCTAATAGGTGATGATGGATCGCTATTTCACATATTACACAGAAAGGCCTAGATGTGACAGACTTAACACCTCAACAGACCTGCAGTTTGTTTGCAACAGTACTTACTTGAAATCTTCGTTTTTAATAAACTCAACGATGATATCTTTCTCCGGTTGGATCTGTAACATCTTGAGGGTCAAGCACAGGAATGGGGCAGGTTTGATGTTACCACCATACACCCCACCAATATACTTCAGCTCCATGGCCTTGTCAACAACAAGCTCGGCTTTATGAGGGAATAAGAGGTGAAATAGTGACGTTACCTTATAATCACGTGTAGCATTTAGAAAATGC carries:
- the prpf38a gene encoding pre-mRNA-splicing factor 38A isoform X1; amino-acid sequence: MANRTVKDANSIHGTNPQYLVEKIIRTRIYESKYWKEECFGLTAELVVDKAMELKYIGGVYGGNIKPAPFLCLTLKMLQIQPEKDIIVEFIKNEDFKYVRLLGALYMRLTGTSVDCYKYLEPLYNDYRKVKMQNRNGEFELMHVDEFIDELLHAERVCDVILPRLQKRQVLEEAELLDARISALEEDLDEVESSEEEDEDEEKPERVVTPEPHRRGYRDNDRPRRSPSPRYRRSRSPRRRSRSPKRRSPSPRRDRDRERERERHRSKSPRRHRSRSRERRHRSKSPGHHRSHRHRSHSKSPESRSKRSHKKSRRD
- the prpf38a gene encoding pre-mRNA-splicing factor 38A isoform X2, yielding MANRTVKDANSIHGTNPQYLVEKIIRTRIYESKYWKEECFGLTAELVVDKAMELKYIGGVYGGNIKPAPFLCLTLKMLQIQPEKDIIVEFIKNEDFKYVRLLGALYMRLTGTSVDCYKYLEPLYNDYRKVKMQNRNGEFELMHVDEFIDELLHAERVCDVILPRLQKRQVLEEAELLDARISALEEDLDEVESSEEEDEDEEKPERVVTPEPHRRGYRDNDRPRRSPSPRYRRSRSPRRRSRSPKRRSPSPRRDRDRERERERHRSKSPRRHRSRSRERRHRSKSPGHHRSHRHRSHSKSPERSKRSHKKSRRD